A single genomic interval of Alkalibacter saccharofermentans DSM 14828 harbors:
- a CDS encoding FGGY-family carbohydrate kinase — protein sequence MNQKYIIAIDGGTQSTKVAIFDTKGTEICSHTVKLRPMELYGEGFAEHPDDDLWDSLKEACTNTMKKFNGDHKSIIGVGLGSIRCCRALVKEDGNLASPVQSWMDLRLSRPYEHTDDSVRYVTTTTGYLTHRLTGETKDTRSNYVGPWPIDPATLDWYEDKDKFEAYTTPREMLFDLVDPSSVLGYVTSEAAAVTCIPAGIPVASTSNDKAVEALGAGLEDDGTLLVSLGTYITSMMMGKEDKADTMNYWCNPGATPNEYLYESSGIRRGMATVTWIKDLLGSDIVKEAESREISTENYLNILASEIPAGSDGLYTVLHWLARPTQLHERGMIIGFNGNHNGIHMFRSVLEGIAMTMKNHAQAMCDEVGIDLKRMIVSGGGSNGELFMQIFADVFGVPAKRNVVNGSASLGAAICAALALDVYKSREEAVKNMVVKRDEFMPNSENVKLYKEINEKVYSKINLYTDELLKESHEILSKRQL from the coding sequence ATGAATCAAAAATATATCATTGCAATTGATGGAGGCACACAGAGCACAAAAGTAGCTATCTTTGACACGAAAGGTACTGAAATTTGTTCTCACACAGTTAAGTTGAGACCTATGGAGCTGTATGGAGAAGGCTTTGCCGAACATCCAGATGATGATCTGTGGGATAGCTTGAAAGAAGCATGTACAAATACGATGAAAAAATTCAATGGAGATCACAAGTCTATAATTGGAGTAGGTCTAGGATCCATTAGATGTTGTAGGGCACTTGTAAAGGAGGATGGTAATCTAGCTTCTCCTGTACAGAGCTGGATGGATTTAAGATTATCAAGACCATACGAACATACAGATGATAGTGTTAGATACGTCACTACTACTACTGGATATTTAACCCATAGATTAACCGGAGAAACAAAAGATACTAGATCAAACTACGTAGGTCCTTGGCCGATTGACCCAGCAACTCTTGACTGGTATGAAGATAAAGATAAGTTTGAAGCATATACAACACCCAGAGAAATGCTTTTTGATTTAGTAGATCCATCAAGTGTTTTGGGGTATGTAACATCGGAGGCAGCTGCTGTTACCTGTATTCCAGCGGGGATACCGGTAGCATCAACATCAAACGATAAAGCAGTTGAGGCTCTGGGTGCAGGACTAGAGGATGATGGAACACTGTTGGTTTCATTAGGAACGTATATTACTTCAATGATGATGGGAAAAGAAGATAAGGCTGATACCATGAATTATTGGTGTAATCCGGGAGCTACCCCAAATGAGTATCTTTATGAAAGCAGTGGGATAAGAAGAGGGATGGCGACAGTTACATGGATTAAAGATTTGCTGGGAAGCGATATTGTCAAAGAAGCTGAATCAAGAGAAATCTCAACAGAGAATTATTTAAATATTTTAGCTTCTGAGATACCTGCAGGGAGTGACGGATTATATACAGTATTACATTGGTTAGCAAGGCCCACACAGCTTCATGAACGGGGAATGATTATTGGTTTTAACGGAAATCACAATGGTATACATATGTTTAGATCAGTATTAGAAGGAATCGCCATGACTATGAAAAATCATGCGCAGGCAATGTGCGATGAAGTAGGTATAGACTTAAAGAGAATGATAGTTAGCGGAGGTGGCTCAAATGGCGAGCTTTTCATGCAAATTTTCGCAGACGTATTTGGTGTGCCAGCAAAAAGAAATGTTGTTAATGGATCAGCTAGCCTTGGTGCTGCAATATGTGCAGCATTGGCATTAGATGTATACAAAAGCAGAGAAGAAGCGGTAAAAAATATGGTTGTAAAACGAGATGAATTTATGCCAAATAGTGAAAATGTTAAGCTTTATAAAGAAATAAACGAAAAAGTATATAGTAAAATTAATCTTTACACTGATGAATTGTTGAAAGAATCTCATGAAATATTAAGCAAAAGACAGTTGTAG
- a CDS encoding electron transfer flavoprotein subunit alpha/FixB family protein encodes MKRCLIYVDSENIKNSMELLEVARQIYKSKSYESYCVIVNSAHEQAIGLFDNVIKVDNQKISLYDFKTLTDILLDIHRIFDFDLILIPGTWAGRMLAPRLAVRLHTGLTADVTEIRQSKDGLELVRPAFSGRLLAGIKNKGEGPIMLSVRQNIFKYEPISTADTKLIKFEYDKPINVGIKQISVFNKANSYDIRDSKILISGGAGVGGGFNLLQILADELGGTVSASRQIVDRGIANRHIQVGQSGKTVSPTLYMALGIFGAIQHVEGLKNVENIISVNTNRNAPICSISDIVVEGEAIEFINMLIARIRKYKSEVNEPSESSKYKLY; translated from the coding sequence ATGAAAAGATGTTTGATTTATGTCGACAGTGAAAACATAAAAAACAGTATGGAGTTATTAGAAGTTGCTCGCCAAATATATAAATCTAAATCTTATGAATCCTATTGTGTTATTGTTAACAGCGCTCATGAACAAGCGATAGGCTTATTTGATAATGTCATAAAAGTAGATAACCAAAAAATAAGTTTATATGACTTTAAAACACTTACAGACATATTATTAGATATTCATAGGATATTTGATTTTGATTTAATATTAATTCCTGGAACTTGGGCTGGCAGGATGTTGGCACCGCGATTAGCAGTGAGGCTTCATACAGGTCTTACAGCTGATGTAACAGAAATACGTCAAAGCAAAGATGGATTGGAGCTGGTAAGACCTGCATTTAGCGGAAGACTTTTAGCTGGTATAAAAAATAAAGGCGAAGGTCCAATAATGCTGAGTGTACGACAAAATATATTTAAATATGAACCAATTAGTACTGCCGATACAAAATTAATCAAATTTGAATATGACAAGCCTATAAATGTAGGAATTAAGCAGATTTCAGTTTTCAATAAAGCGAACTCTTATGACATACGTGACAGTAAAATATTGATTTCGGGAGGAGCAGGCGTCGGCGGAGGGTTTAATCTACTACAAATACTAGCGGACGAACTTGGTGGCACAGTTAGTGCAAGTAGGCAAATCGTTGACAGAGGTATTGCAAATCGGCATATTCAAGTGGGGCAATCAGGAAAGACAGTTAGCCCTACGCTTTATATGGCACTTGGCATTTTTGGAGCAATACAGCATGTTGAAGGATTAAAGAACGTTGAAAACATAATTTCTGTAAATACAAATAGAAATGCTCCAATTTGCAGTATATCAGATATTGTGGTCGAAGGTGAAGCTATTGAATTTATTAATATGTTGATTGCAAGAATTAGAAAGTATAAATCTGAGGTTAATGAACCGTCAGAAAGCAGCAAATATAAATTATATTAA
- a CDS encoding PTS fructose-like transporter subunit IIB — MRIVAVCACPSGVAHTYLAAASLKDAAKKHGVDIKVETQGSIGVENVIKQEEVDLADYVIITNDTGLKNMERFKGKKILSVKASDAIKKADLIMKKVKQQDEAIGS, encoded by the coding sequence TTGAGAATTGTTGCAGTTTGTGCTTGCCCTTCGGGAGTTGCACACACTTACCTAGCAGCAGCTTCACTAAAAGATGCGGCAAAAAAGCACGGAGTTGATATTAAAGTAGAGACTCAGGGATCTATTGGTGTCGAGAATGTCATAAAGCAAGAAGAAGTTGATTTGGCAGATTATGTTATTATTACAAACGATACAGGGCTTAAGAATATGGAGAGATTCAAAGGCAAGAAGATTTTGAGCGTAAAAGCTAGTGATGCTATAAAAAAAGCTGATTTGATAATGAAAAAAGTTAAGCAACAAGATGAGGCGATAGGTAGTTAA
- a CDS encoding SDR family NAD(P)-dependent oxidoreductase has product MQLLDFNMDFFSLKGKNAIVTGGNGGLGQAFTTALAKAGANVLVPSLEDDNGATKKLVEGCGVEYKFMIADITAEGECKRIVDECVNSWGSVDILVNCAGISINVQDVTKYTRKEWDKMVSINLTAAFEMIHESCKYMIKQESGKIINIASLYSYLGGQWSPAYASTKHGIVGLTKAMCDELAQWNIQVNAIAPGYYATPMTEMTRKDEKRNGEILAHIPANRWGFTADLMGATIFLSSRASDYVNGTVLTVDGGYLVR; this is encoded by the coding sequence ATGCAACTACTAGATTTTAATATGGATTTTTTCTCTTTAAAAGGTAAAAATGCAATAGTAACTGGAGGAAATGGTGGACTAGGACAAGCTTTTACAACAGCACTGGCAAAAGCGGGAGCAAATGTTTTGGTACCAAGTCTTGAAGATGACAACGGCGCAACAAAAAAGCTAGTAGAAGGTTGTGGAGTAGAATATAAATTCATGATCGCTGATATTACTGCTGAGGGAGAGTGCAAGAGAATAGTTGATGAGTGCGTCAATTCCTGGGGCAGTGTTGATATTCTAGTAAATTGTGCTGGAATCAGCATAAATGTACAAGATGTCACAAAGTATACTCGAAAAGAGTGGGACAAAATGGTATCTATTAACTTGACCGCTGCGTTTGAAATGATACATGAATCGTGTAAATATATGATTAAACAGGAAAGTGGTAAAATAATAAATATAGCATCGCTGTATTCATACTTAGGCGGTCAATGGTCACCTGCATATGCATCAACTAAGCATGGAATCGTCGGCCTTACAAAAGCTATGTGCGATGAACTGGCACAATGGAATATACAAGTAAACGCTATAGCTCCTGGGTATTACGCAACTCCGATGACAGAAATGACAAGAAAAGATGAAAAACGAAATGGGGAGATATTAGCACATATTCCTGCAAACCGTTGGGGATTTACGGCAGACTTGATGGGGGCGACAATATTTCTTTCCAGTCGTGCTTCAGATTATGTTAATGGCACTGTACTGACTGTAGATGGGGGCTATTTGGTCAGATAA
- a CDS encoding PTS sugar transporter subunit IIA, whose product MEKTYSEELINDELIFTAQDFKTKDEIIEFMSQRMHMLGRLNDYQTYIQSVHDREKCFPTCIGFGIAIPHGKSEGVKTPTVAFMNLKQEIMWNEEEEVNLIFLLAVPVEASSNYHLKVLAELSKKLIEEDFRERLKNLGDKKEICNMLTFHIN is encoded by the coding sequence ATGGAGAAAACATACAGTGAAGAATTGATAAATGATGAGCTGATATTTACCGCGCAAGATTTTAAAACCAAGGATGAGATAATTGAATTCATGAGTCAACGCATGCATATGTTAGGTAGACTTAATGATTATCAAACATATATACAATCGGTACATGATAGAGAGAAATGTTTTCCGACATGTATAGGATTTGGTATCGCTATTCCACATGGAAAATCTGAAGGAGTTAAAACACCCACAGTTGCATTTATGAATTTAAAGCAAGAGATTATGTGGAATGAAGAAGAGGAAGTAAACCTAATCTTTTTATTGGCCGTACCTGTTGAAGCCTCAAGTAATTATCACCTAAAAGTTTTAGCGGAGCTATCAAAAAAACTAATTGAAGAAGATTTTAGAGAAAGGCTGAAAAATCTTGGTGATAAAAAAGAAATATGTAATATGTTAACTTTTCATATTAATTAA
- a CDS encoding MFS transporter — translation MNNNNFRRYFQFFLIVLAAGAIYPVIYLRTNYQVTILEVFNLTQPQLNNFYSMLGIAYVIGYIPSGLIADRFSAKKLIGVSLLGTALCGFWFAQVPGYTSVNIIFFLWGIFSVFTFWSAHMKIVKMLSRSNEEGRFFGILDGGRGIVEAVMASVGLAIFASILGTSDFIQDKQSALVAVIYLYSVIVFATGVLILIFVDDDKKLASMSENNGESSEDEKFHLRDVGKLLKNKYIYLMGGIIFMGYSVFWTVYYIGGFLQTNIGIDAVSVGTITVVILWMRPVGGFIGGFLADRIGRTKTIRIALIGAACFLAISALLPVSMAGLFQIIVVGLGVFLYMIRGTYWSLLGMSKIEAAMMGTAIGVISFIGYLPDIILPQLNSFLWATFGDQGGYNAYFIVSAALGLIGVGILSVYSHLNSKEKAIAEKLETAKDM, via the coding sequence ATGAATAATAATAATTTTCGTCGATATTTCCAATTTTTCTTAATAGTATTGGCAGCAGGGGCAATCTATCCGGTTATATATTTAAGAACAAATTATCAAGTGACCATTTTAGAGGTTTTCAACTTAACCCAACCTCAACTTAATAACTTTTATTCAATGCTTGGGATTGCCTATGTAATCGGGTACATACCTAGTGGCTTGATCGCTGATAGATTTTCAGCAAAAAAGTTAATCGGGGTTTCGCTTCTAGGTACAGCACTTTGTGGATTTTGGTTTGCACAAGTACCGGGTTATACATCGGTTAATATAATATTCTTTTTATGGGGCATCTTTTCTGTATTTACTTTCTGGAGTGCTCATATGAAGATTGTAAAAATGCTTTCCAGATCTAATGAGGAAGGTAGATTCTTTGGGATATTAGATGGTGGACGTGGGATAGTTGAAGCAGTTATGGCTAGTGTTGGCCTTGCGATTTTTGCTTCCATATTGGGAACTAGCGATTTTATACAAGATAAACAGTCGGCTTTGGTAGCAGTAATCTATCTGTATTCAGTCATTGTTTTTGCTACTGGAGTTTTGATTCTGATATTTGTCGATGATGATAAAAAGTTGGCGTCAATGTCTGAAAATAATGGAGAATCTAGTGAGGATGAAAAGTTTCATCTTAGAGATGTTGGTAAGCTATTGAAGAACAAATATATTTACCTTATGGGTGGAATTATATTTATGGGCTACTCGGTTTTTTGGACGGTATATTATATAGGGGGCTTCTTGCAAACAAATATAGGAATCGATGCTGTAAGTGTCGGAACTATAACGGTAGTAATACTATGGATGCGTCCCGTTGGAGGTTTCATAGGTGGTTTTTTAGCTGATAGGATTGGTCGTACTAAAACTATAAGAATAGCCCTAATCGGGGCTGCATGTTTTTTAGCTATATCAGCATTGTTGCCAGTAAGTATGGCAGGATTATTCCAAATCATAGTAGTTGGTCTAGGAGTTTTCTTGTATATGATTCGTGGAACATATTGGTCTTTACTGGGTATGTCAAAAATTGAGGCAGCTATGATGGGGACGGCTATTGGAGTAATTTCATTTATAGGCTATTTACCGGATATTATATTACCTCAATTAAACAGCTTTCTTTGGGCAACATTTGGTGACCAAGGAGGATATAATGCATACTTTATTGTAAGTGCAGCATTGGGATTAATAGGTGTCGGAATCCTGTCAGTATATTCTCATCTAAACAGCAAGGAAAAAGCGATTGCAGAAAAATTAGAGACTGCAAAGGATATGTAA
- a CDS encoding MurR/RpiR family transcriptional regulator, with amino-acid sequence MIHIDFKALNALEQEIHNKLKEHSKNFDTIKITEAAKLCECSISKISKFVKKLGFVNYKQYMDFLHGREMSSFNKSDELNRVQKFIEDFDENKVNELIALIENHDKIVIFGYGPSLICAQYFEYRLRTCTNKVIVAVSDEISISSMANESDLVLLLTVTGTFNTFENIYETAKLKGAKVAILLEEYNANLFDQCDRIFWLSKYNQPNELLPYEKSRTIFFIFLEEVVQKLMYKNKSH; translated from the coding sequence ATGATACATATAGATTTTAAAGCGTTAAATGCCTTGGAACAGGAAATTCACAACAAGCTTAAAGAACATAGCAAAAACTTTGATACCATAAAAATAACTGAAGCAGCAAAATTATGTGAGTGTTCAATATCTAAAATATCAAAGTTCGTGAAAAAGTTAGGATTTGTAAATTATAAGCAATATATGGATTTTTTGCATGGAAGAGAGATGTCGTCTTTCAATAAATCTGATGAGTTAAACCGGGTTCAAAAATTTATTGAAGACTTCGATGAAAACAAAGTAAATGAATTAATAGCTCTGATTGAAAATCATGATAAAATAGTTATTTTTGGATATGGTCCGTCTCTTATATGTGCACAATATTTTGAGTATCGATTAAGGACATGCACCAATAAGGTCATAGTAGCAGTTTCAGATGAGATATCTATATCGTCTATGGCTAATGAATCTGATTTAGTACTGCTTTTAACAGTTACTGGAACTTTTAATACTTTCGAAAACATCTATGAAACTGCAAAGCTAAAAGGTGCTAAAGTTGCTATACTGCTTGAAGAGTACAACGCTAACCTATTTGATCAATGTGATCGCATATTTTGGCTTTCAAAATACAATCAGCCGAATGAATTGTTGCCATATGAAAAGTCCAGAACAATATTCTTTATTTTTCTTGAAGAAGTGGTACAAAAACTTATGTATAAAAATAAATCTCATTAA
- a CDS encoding FAD-binding oxidoreductase — protein sequence MLNSENLITALNNILSPEQINTKESDLYEASADRYKKYAKARKVLDVPSPVAIVYPYNSDEVSTILEFCNENQINVIPRGGNTATEGGLENWKDITVVIDTLYMNKIIKIDSYNSQATVQAGVSLEELEIELRKIGYTTGHSPQSKPVAKYGGLVSTRSIGQFSTLYGGIEDMVVGLECVFPDGHIAKIKNVSRRAGGPDIRHIVIGNEGTLCFITEVTIKIFRYYPENNKFYGYLVKDVDTGIKVLREVMVNGFRPSVARTYSEEDAAQHFYHFHENKCVLIFMAEGPKKIVEATGEAIEEAAEKYNEGIIKQVDSSLIEDWFNHLNWTQKDIDDEIEGMIENNSHSGFTTEISADWETIPLIYNNVIDRVRNEFPRAHDLTMLGGHSSHSYLNGTNMYFVYNYDIHCAPEDEMIIYHHPIQKIIVEETLKAGGSMCHHHGIGKYRSEWTKDEHGTAYYMLEKLKEAFDPNGIMNYGTIFPQAEGINKYIR from the coding sequence ATGTTGAATTCAGAAAACCTAATTACTGCATTAAACAATATTTTATCACCAGAGCAAATTAATACAAAAGAGAGTGATCTTTATGAAGCTTCTGCAGATAGATATAAGAAGTATGCAAAAGCAAGAAAAGTTCTAGATGTTCCAAGTCCTGTTGCCATTGTGTATCCTTATAATAGCGATGAGGTAAGTACAATTCTTGAATTTTGTAATGAGAATCAAATAAATGTTATACCTAGAGGTGGAAATACTGCAACTGAAGGCGGACTGGAAAATTGGAAAGACATCACTGTTGTAATCGATACCCTTTACATGAACAAAATCATAAAAATTGATTCATATAACTCACAAGCTACAGTTCAAGCAGGAGTTTCACTTGAGGAGCTAGAGATAGAGTTAAGGAAAATAGGATATACAACAGGACATTCACCTCAGTCAAAACCTGTTGCAAAATATGGCGGTTTGGTTTCAACAAGGAGCATAGGTCAATTCTCTACACTATATGGGGGAATTGAAGATATGGTAGTTGGTCTTGAGTGCGTTTTTCCGGATGGACATATAGCAAAAATTAAAAATGTATCAAGGCGTGCTGGTGGCCCGGATATTAGGCACATTGTTATTGGAAATGAAGGCACTTTATGCTTTATAACCGAAGTGACGATAAAAATATTCCGTTATTATCCAGAAAATAATAAGTTTTATGGTTATCTCGTTAAAGACGTTGATACCGGAATCAAAGTCCTTAGAGAAGTCATGGTTAACGGATTTAGACCTTCAGTTGCTAGAACTTATTCTGAAGAAGATGCTGCTCAACATTTTTATCATTTTCACGAAAATAAATGTGTGCTTATTTTTATGGCAGAAGGGCCAAAAAAGATAGTCGAAGCAACTGGCGAAGCCATAGAAGAGGCAGCAGAAAAATATAATGAGGGCATAATAAAGCAGGTTGATAGCAGCCTGATAGAAGACTGGTTCAATCATTTAAACTGGACGCAAAAAGATATTGATGACGAGATAGAAGGGATGATCGAAAATAACAGCCATTCGGGATTCACGACAGAAATTTCAGCGGATTGGGAAACGATTCCTTTGATATACAACAATGTAATAGATAGAGTTAGAAATGAATTTCCAAGAGCTCACGATCTGACAATGCTTGGAGGGCACTCTTCACATAGTTATTTAAATGGCACAAATATGTATTTTGTATATAACTATGATATTCATTGTGCGCCAGAAGATGAGATGATAATTTATCACCATCCTATACAAAAGATTATTGTAGAAGAAACACTAAAAGCAGGAGGATCTATGTGCCATCATCACGGAATTGGTAAATACAGGAGTGAGTGGACAAAGGACGAACATGGAACAGCTTATTACATGCTTGAAAAGTTGAAAGAAGCATTTGATCCAAATGGGATAATGAATTATGGAACAATTTTTCCACAGGCAGAGGGAATAAACAAATACATAAGATAG
- a CDS encoding PTS fructose transporter subunit EIIC has product MNELMEILKDTRKHLMTGVSHMIPIVVAGGVLIALSVAMSGSPSVPDEGTFLKGIFDIGAAGFALMVPFLAAYIAYSIADRPGLAPGAIGGFLCNSIGAGFLGGLIVGIIAGIIAHLLKKIQVPTTLKPVMPIFVIPLVTTLLVGSLVMWGIGAPIASMMEGLTNWLVALNTGNKILLGAIIGAMCAFDMGGPVGKVAYTFGVGLLGSGVTTVMGAVGVGVCIPPLGMALATFLAPKKYTMGERENGKAALIMGTIAISEGAIPFAAMDPLRVIPSMMIGGSVGSALAMMFGATNAAPWGGLIVLPVIGNPIGYLVSVVVGVVITAFTVNALKTVVAEDADEDLEMEMLS; this is encoded by the coding sequence ATGAATGAGTTAATGGAAATTTTAAAAGACACAAGAAAACACCTTATGACAGGCGTGTCGCACATGATACCAATTGTTGTAGCTGGAGGGGTATTGATAGCATTATCTGTAGCCATGTCGGGTTCGCCATCTGTTCCTGATGAAGGAACATTTCTAAAGGGTATCTTCGATATCGGGGCAGCAGGATTTGCATTAATGGTACCTTTTTTGGCAGCGTACATTGCGTACTCGATTGCCGACAGACCTGGGCTAGCGCCGGGAGCAATCGGCGGATTTCTATGTAATTCTATTGGCGCAGGCTTTTTAGGTGGGTTAATAGTAGGTATCATAGCTGGAATCATTGCACATCTTTTGAAGAAGATACAAGTTCCGACTACTTTAAAACCAGTCATGCCAATATTTGTTATACCTCTTGTTACCACTTTGTTAGTGGGGTCATTGGTAATGTGGGGGATAGGTGCCCCTATTGCTTCGATGATGGAAGGTTTGACTAATTGGCTGGTGGCATTAAATACTGGTAACAAAATTTTGTTAGGGGCAATAATAGGAGCAATGTGTGCTTTTGATATGGGTGGACCTGTAGGTAAAGTAGCGTATACATTTGGTGTAGGACTTCTTGGTTCTGGTGTTACAACAGTAATGGGAGCAGTTGGAGTAGGTGTGTGCATACCACCATTAGGAATGGCACTGGCAACGTTCTTAGCACCTAAAAAATACACTATGGGAGAGAGAGAAAATGGTAAAGCGGCACTAATAATGGGGACTATAGCTATTTCGGAAGGGGCGATTCCATTTGCTGCAATGGATCCGCTGCGAGTAATTCCTTCTATGATGATAGGTGGTTCAGTCGGATCAGCCCTAGCTATGATGTTTGGAGCTACTAATGCTGCACCTTGGGGTGGGTTGATCGTTTTACCTGTAATAGGTAATCCGATTGGATATTTGGTATCAGTAGTAGTTGGAGTAGTCATTACAGCATTTACAGTTAATGCACTCAAAACTGTTGTTGCAGAAGATGCAGATGAGGATTTAGAAATGGAAATGTTGAGCTAA
- a CDS encoding electron transfer flavoprotein subunit beta/FixA family protein: protein MKLICIIKYVPNVDNFNYDFENNTLIRDNIRLMLNADDACAVAYALKVKEKYPEASIEVVTMAPSSVVPHLEDLIRLGVDKAVILSDRTFSGSDTYVTSKILSRYLSKQKFDCILTGTNAVDGDTSHVPAQIAEWLGLDQISGVVDISDINKKSATIVVDKEDASICYEISMPGIISLTRESKYELPYVQKGDMNKEVKSQILMLNANDLNFKKKEVGIEGSLTQVANTYTKHFHKRDKKLVKANDEGVETVFKFLKEKGLIK, encoded by the coding sequence ATGAAACTAATATGCATCATTAAATATGTGCCAAATGTTGACAATTTTAATTATGATTTCGAAAACAATACACTAATAAGAGACAATATTCGGCTAATGTTAAACGCTGATGATGCTTGTGCAGTAGCCTATGCGCTTAAAGTCAAAGAAAAATATCCTGAAGCAAGTATAGAAGTAGTAACAATGGCTCCAAGTTCAGTTGTGCCGCATTTAGAAGATCTCATTCGCTTAGGAGTTGATAAAGCAGTTATTTTAAGCGATAGAACATTTTCTGGAAGCGACACTTACGTTACTAGCAAGATATTGTCTAGATATTTATCTAAGCAAAAATTCGACTGCATTTTAACAGGTACAAATGCAGTCGATGGAGACACTTCACATGTTCCAGCTCAAATAGCTGAGTGGCTTGGTTTAGACCAAATATCAGGTGTAGTTGATATCAGTGATATAAATAAGAAATCTGCAACAATAGTAGTTGATAAAGAAGATGCTTCAATATGCTATGAAATTTCAATGCCTGGAATCATTAGCTTGACTAGAGAAAGCAAATACGAGCTTCCATATGTACAAAAGGGAGACATGAATAAAGAAGTGAAATCTCAAATATTAATGTTGAATGCCAATGATCTGAATTTCAAAAAAAAGGAAGTAGGTATAGAGGGTTCATTAACCCAGGTTGCAAATACTTACACCAAGCATTTCCACAAGAGAGATAAAAAATTGGTTAAAGCAAACGATGAAGGCGTCGAGACAGTTTTTAAATTTTTAAAAGAAAAAGGATTAATTAAATGA